A genome region from Hevea brasiliensis isolate MT/VB/25A 57/8 chromosome 7, ASM3005281v1, whole genome shotgun sequence includes the following:
- the LOC110664408 gene encoding probable mannitol dehydrogenase: protein MVAKLPEKEHPKQSFGWAARDQSGVLSPFKFSRRATGEKDVSFKVLYCGMCHSDIHMVKNEWGSSTYPLVPGHEIVGVVTEVGSKVEKFKVGDKVGVGCMVGSCHSCDNCTNNLENYCPQMILTYGAKYYDGTTTYGGYSDNMVADEHFIVRIPDNLPLDATAPLLCAGITVYSPLKYYGLDKPGLHVGVVGLGGLGHMAVKFAKAMGAKVTVISTSPNKQQEAIERLGADSFLVSRDQDQMQVAMGTMDGIIDTVSAMHPLLPLLGLLKSHGKLILVGAPEKPLELPAFPLLMGRKMVGGSCIGGMKETQEMVDFAAKHGITSDIEVIPIDYVNTAIERMLKADVRYRFVIDIGNTIK, encoded by the exons ATGGTAGCCAAATTGCCAGAGAAAGAGCATCCCAAACAGTCATTCGGATGGGCAGCAAGAGACCAATCTGGCGTTCTCTCTCCCTTCAAATTCTCCAGGAg GGCAACGGGAGAGAAAGACGTTTCTTTTAAAGTCCTGTATTGTGGGATGTGTCACTCGGACATTCACATGGTCAAGAATGAATGGGGCTCTTCTACTTACCCTCTCGTCCCTGG GCATGAGATTGTGGGAGTGGTGACAGAGGTGGGGAGCAAGGTAGAAAAATTCAAGGTGGGAGATAAAGTGGGTGTAGGCTGCATGGTTGGATCATGCCACTCCTGTGATAACTGCACAAACAATCTTGAAAATTACTGCCCACAAATGATACTTACTTATGGTGCCAAGTACTACGATGGAACCACCACTTATGGCGGCTATTCCGACAACATGGTTGCCGATGAGCACTTCATTGTTCGTATACCAGATAACCTGCCTCTTGATGCTACTGCTCCTCTCCTTTGTGCTGGGATCACTGTGTACAGCCCCTTGAAATATTATGGACTCGACAAACCTGGCTTGCATGTAGGCGTAGTTGGCCTCGGTGGGCTTGGTCACATGGCGGTGAAATTTGCCAAGGCTATGGGAGCTAAGGTGACTGTGATCAGCACCTCACCTAACAAGCAGCAGGAGGCTATTGAGCGTCTTGGTGCAGATTCATTTTTGGTCAGTCGTGACCAAGATCAAATGCag GTTGCAATGGGCACAATGGATGGTATAATTGACACAGTGTCTGCAATGCACCCTCTTTTGCCTTTGCTTGGTTTATTGAAGTCGCATGGAAAGTTGATTTTGGTTGGTGCCCCAGAGAAGCCACTTGAGCTACCAGCCTTTCCTTTGCTAATGG GGAGGAAGATGGTGGGTGGTAGTTGCATTGGGGGAATGAAAGAGACACAAGAAATGGTTGATTTCGCAGCCAAACACGGCATAACATCGGACATTGAAGTTATCCCAATTGACTATGTGAACACTGCTATTGAACGCATGCTGAAAGCTGATGTTAGGTACCGATTTGTGATTGATATTGGCAACACAATCAAATGA